The genomic DNA AGGGTTTTTGATCCAAATCTGCCCCTGTCGCTTGACTGGTAAGCGCTGGCAGCTACCAAGACAATAGCAATCACCATGGTCAGCGGCTTGAACACCCAGTGCCACTGCACGAACCCCAGCGCGCTGGTGGCCGTGGCGAGCGCGCCGCTTTGCAGCACCAGGGCCATCAGCATGCCGATGCGCCCCTGCATCACCGCGCCCAGCGCCCACTGCGCGACCAACAGCGTGGCGAACCAGACGGCGTTCCTGGCCAGCGGCGCGCTGTCGGCCTGCCACAGAAAGGCCGCCACCCCCGTGAGCAGCAGCGCGAACTGCACCAGCGCGAACCACTGCACCGCGCGCGACATCGGCGGGTGGTACAGCTGCATCTGCGCCATGCTGAAGGCGGGCTTCGGAAAACGCTCTGCCACATCGGCGGGCCGCCAGCCCGGGGGCTTGAGCCACACCCGGAGCTTGTCGGCCCAGCTGCGCGCATGCCAGCTGTCGTGCGCCAGGCCCGCGTACACCTGGGCATTGGCCCACAGCGGGTCCCAGCTGTTGAGCAGGCCGCGCGTGCCGTACACGCAGCGGTCCTGGTCGTCTTCGTCCTTGAAGGTGCCGAACAGGCGGTCCCACACGATGAGGATGCCGCCGTAGTTCTTGTCGAGATAGGCGTCGTTCACCGCATGGTGCACGCGGTGGTTGCTGGGGCTGCAGAACCAGCGGTCGAACCAGCCCAGGCGCCCCACCTGCTCGGTGTGCACCCAGAACTGGTAGAGCAGGTCGATGAGCGCCACCACCGCAAACACCAGCGGCGGCACGCCCGCCAGCGCCATGGGCACATAGAAGATCCAGCCCAGCGCTGCGCCAGAGCTGGTCTGGCGCAGCGCGGTGGACAGGTTGTAGTCCTGGCTCTGGTGGTGCACGGCATGCGCCGCCCACAGCACCGCCGACTCGTGCCCCATGCGGTGCAGCCAGTAGTAGCACAGGTCGTAGAACACCAGCGCCAGCAGCCAGCCGGGCAGGCTGGTCCAGAACGCGTCGTTGTGCCACAGGGCCACGTGCTCGAACAGGGCGGTGTAGATGCCAATGCGCAGCAGCCGCGTGAACACGGCGCTCGTCTGGCTGAGCATCCCCAGGCTGATGCTGCTGACCGCGTCGGCCAGCCGGTAGGTATTGCGCCGGCGCCGGTAGCCCACCACCAGCTCGATGGCGATCAGCAGGAAGAAGACGGGGGTGGCGAGAACGATGATCTGGCTGGGGCTCACTGGATTACCTCGGTGCTGCGCATTGCGGTGCGAGCTGGCTGGCGCGGCCCGGTGCGGCGCTCATGCCGCAGCATTCTTGCCCCAATCAGGTCAATGCGCCTCTGGCATCAACCCTGATGATGCGCTCGACCACGCCCGCGGCCAGGCCGCCGCGCACCCCGGTCATGAAGTCGTGCAGGTTCACCGTGGGGTCGCAGTGCCCCGGGATGAGCCACAGCATGCGGCCCAGCGCGGGCAGGCGGGCCTTGGGGCCATCGGCGTGGAGCACGCCGTGTTCGTCGCCTCCATTGGAAAAGCGCAGCGCGCGGTCCGGGGGCAGCAGGGCCACGGTGGGCAGGCCGGAGTCGATGGCGTGGCTCTTGTGGCCCGCGTCGCACACCGCATGGGTGTCGCGCACCGATACCACCTGGGTCTTGATGAAAAGCGCGTGCTCGAACGGGGGCTGCGCGGGTTCGCGTTCGTTGCGCGCGTAGTCGGCGTCCATGAACAGGAAGGATCCCGCCTGAAGCTCGCCGAACACCCCGCTGGCCGCCTCGTGCACCAGCGTGCCGGTGCCCGAGCCCGTGACCAGCGGCACGGGCACGCCGGCGGCCTCGATCAGCTGGCGCGTGTGTTCCGCGGCGCGCACCACGGCGGCGATGGCCTCCCTGCGGCCCACCGTGCTGGCCAGGTGCTGGGCACGTCCGTGGTAGGCCTGCAGCCCCGCAAAACGCAGGCGGGGGCTGCGCGCCACGGCCAGTGCCAGCGGCACGGCGGCCTCGCCCGGCGGCACGCCGCAGCGGCCCTGGCCGACGTCGATCTCGACCAGCACGTCGATGCCCGCGTCGCTGCCGGATTGCGCCATCGCCTCGTTCAGGCGTTCGATGCCCTCCAGGTGATCCACCGCCAGGCCCAGGCGGCCCCCCCGTGCCGCCAGCAGGGCCGCCAGCCGTGCCACGCGGTGCAGCTTGGGCATGGCGATGACCTGGTTGGTGATGGTGATGTCGTCCACGCCGCCCGCCGCCAGGGCCTCGGCCTCGGCGACCTTCTGCACGCACGCCCCCTGGGCGCCCGCGCGCTGCAGCTGCAGCGCGAGTTCGGCGCTCTTGTGCAGCTTGGCATGGGGGCGCCAGCGCACCTGGTGCTTGCGCGCGAAGTCGGCCATCCGCTGGATGTTGCGGTCCATGGCGTCCAGGTCGATGACGAGGGAGGGGGTGTCGATCAGGTCCACCCGCAGGCCGACGGTGGCCTGGAGGGCGTCAGGAATGGGTTTCATCGCGCGCTGCGTTGTCCAGGTGCTGGGTGTCGGCCCAACCCACGAGGGTCAGGCCATCCGGGGTCCACAGCAGCCGGTTGATGGCCGCGTTGGAGAGTTGCCAGGTGCGCGGCGCCTGGATGTCCTGGCGGGTGGCCAGGCGGTACAGCACGTCCAGCACACCGCCGTGCGCCACCATCACCACCTGCTCGCCCACATGCTGCTGGGCCAGGGCCGTCACGGTGCGCTCGATGCGCTCGCGCAGCGCCACCAGCGATTCGCCGCCCTCGGGCGTGTAGTGCGGATCGCGCTTGCGCCAGCGCAGGGCATCTTCGGGCAGCTCGGCCTCGATCTGCGCGAAGGTGCGCCCCTGGAAATGCCCGAAACTGCGCTCGCGCAGGCCGGGCTCCGCCGTGAGGGGCGCACCGGTGGCGCGGGCCACGGCCTGGGCCGTGGCGTGGGCGCGTTGCAGGTCGCTGGTATAGATGGCGGCGATCGGCTCGCCCGCCAGGGCGCGGGCGACCTGGTCGGCCTGCCACAGGCCGGTGTCGTTGAGGGGGATGTCCAGGTGGCCCTGGATGCGGGTGTCCACATTCCAGGCGGTTTCGCCGTGGCGGATGGCGACGATGCGGGTGGCGTGCATGCAGGTGGCGGTGTGTGTGGGCGGGCGGGCGGAAACGAAACAGTGTTTGGTGAGCGTTCTTCAGGGCGCGGGCGGCGCCAGCGGCAGCCGCACCTGGCGTACCCCGCCGGGCGGCTTGGGGAATCCGTTGAGCGCGGCATCGAACAGCACGCCATAGACGGCCGGGTCGCTCACCCACACGTCCTCGTGCACGGCGGAGGTCTCGTACACCACGGCCTGCGTGGCCGCGTCGCGCAGCACGATGCTGACCGCGCGGCGGTGCAGGGGCGTGGGTTCGCTGAACCGCCAGGCGCCCTGCATGCCCCAGCCCCGGCCGTACCAGCCGCCAAAACCCCAGGGGTAGGGGCCGTAGGGGCCGTACGGACGGAAGGGGTCGTGGCGCGGCACGGCGTCGGCGTGGGCGCCGATCTGCACGAGCAGCCGGGGGGCGGTCTCGTCGCGCTGCAGGCCCGCGCGCGCCAGCGCCTGGTCAGCCAGGGTGGCGATCGGGTCGAACGACGGCGTCTGTTGCGATGGCAGGCGCTCGATGCGGTAGGTGGCGGGCGTGGGCAGGGCCGCCAGGGTGGAAAAGCTCTGCACCTGGCCCTCGACGATCCGGGGGGCGCTGCTGCAGCCCATCAGGGCGGCCGCGGCCGCATGCAGGAACAGGGTGGAAATCCATCGGCGCGTCATGGTGAAGCCTCCTGGGCGGAAGGAAAAGGGATTCCCGTCAGAGTGCTGCGGCACCCGGGAGGTTCACGACAGCTGGACCACCTGCACACCCGGCAGCGAGGGCGACGGCGCCGAGAACTCCTCCTTGTCGAAGGCCTTGTCGCCGTCCTCGTTCGCCACGCCCGTGGCCTTGGCATTCTTGAAGTCGTACAGGCCGCCGTCGAGCAGGTGCGAGGGCACCACGTTCTGCAGGGCGTTGAACATGTTCTCCACGCGGCCGGGGAATTTTTTCTCCCACTCGCGCAGCATCTCGCCCACCTGCTTGCGCTGCAGGTTCTCCTGGCTGCCGCACAGGTTGCAGGGGATGATGGGGAAGTCGCGGTGCGCGGCCCAGCGGGCGGTGTCCTTCTCGGCCACGTAGGCCAGCGGGCGAATCACCACGTGCCTGCCGTCGTCGCTCACCAGCTTGGGGGGCATGCTCTTCATCTTGCCGCCAAAGAACATGTTGAGCAGCAGGGTCTGCAGGATGTCGTCGCGGTGGTGGCCCAGCGCGATCTTGGTGCAGCCCAGCTCGTCGGCCACGCGGTACAGGATGCCCCGGCGCAGGCGGCTGCACAGGCTGCAGGTGGTCTTGCCCTCGGGGATCAGGCGCTTGACGATGCTGTACGTGTCCTCGTTCTCGATGTGGAACGGCACGCCGGTGCTCCGGAGGTACTCGGGCAGCACGTGCTCGGGAAAGCCGGGCTGCTTCTGGTCGAGGTTGACGGCCACCAGGTCGAAATGGATGGGCGCGCGCGCCTTGAGCTTGAGCAGGATGTCGAGCAGGGCATAGCTGTCCTTGCCGCCGGACATGCAGACCATCACCTTGTCGCCTTCCTCGATCATGTTGAAGTCGACGATGGCCTTGCCGACCTCGCGGCACAGGCGCTTCTCGAGCTTGTGGGTTTCGCGCTCGATCTTCAGTCGTGCCGGAGCGCCGGCCTCTGGCACCGCGGGCGCGGCGGCCTCGGGCACGTCCGCCATGGCCCAGGTGGAATCCGGCCCGGTCTGGGCACCGGGGTGAGTTGCTGTCGTCATCGTCATCGTTGCTGCGCTCATGGGGTCACCTCACCACTGTCCTGTCTCTACGCGAATCGCCACTTCGCAGTCATCAAAAATCTCCAGCTTGGCGATCTTCACGCGCACGCCCAGCACGCCGGGCAGCTGCATGAGGCGGTGGGCCAGCTTGCCGATCAGGCTCTCGAGCAGGTTCACATGTTCGGCCCGGCATTCGTCGATGATGATCTGGCGCACCTTGCGGTAGTCCAGTACATGCAGGATGTCGTCGTCGCGCGGCGTGAGCGGCTGCACGCCCAGGCTCAGCTCGGCATCCACCTGGATGGGCTGCGGCGTCGTCTTCTCATGCGACAGGATGCCCAGGTTGGCGTCAAAGCGCAGTCCGGTGAGCGTGAGGATCTGGGTGCCAGCGGCGTTGTTCATGGATGGATGCTTTCTGCGTGAGCATGTGCTCACATCATGGAGAAGTCGCGCTCGAACTTCATCAGGTGCTGGCCGCCGTCGACCAGCAGCGTGGTGCCGGTGATCGAGCGGTTCTCCAGCGCGAATTTCACGGTCGCGGCCACGTCCTCGGCCGTGGACGATCGGCCCAGCGGGCTCAGCGCATGCAGCTGCTGGAACTTTTCCTGCGCCAGCATGTGGCTCGTGATCGTGAGGCCGGGTGCCACACCGACCACGCGCACCCGCGGTGCCAGGGCCAGCGCCAGCATGGTGCCGGCGGCTTCGAGCGCCGCCTTGGACAGCGTGTAGCTCACGAAGTCGGGGTTCTGGTTCCAGAGCTTCTGGTCCAGCAGGTTGACCACGGCGCCCTGCGCGTCGGCCTCGCCCTTGGCAACGCGGTCGGCCACGTGCTGGTGCAGCGCCTGGGCCAGCAGCATGGGGGCGGCGGTGTTGCTGCGCAGGTGCTTTTCGAGCGCGGCAAAGCCAAAGGTGGCGGCGTTGTCATGCTCGAACAGCGAGGCGCTGTTGACCACCGCATCCACGCCGCCAAAGTGCGCCACCACGCGGGGCAGCAGGTCACGCACGGCGGCCTCGTCCTCGAAATCAGCGTCAAAATGGGCGCTGGCGCTTGTCAGTTGTGCGCAAGCAGCTACGGTATCGATAGCATCCTGCTTGGATGAACGGTAGTGCACCGCCACCTGCCAGCCCCCCGCCGCCAGGGCCAGCGCAATGCTGCGGCCCAGGCGCTTGGCGGCGCCTGTGACCAGAACGGTGCGTGCGGGGGCGGGGTGGGACATGTGGGGTGGGAGACAATGCGGGCCGTGACCCAAAGACCCGACAGTTTAACGACCGCCCTGCACCAGCACATTGCCCAGGCCATTGCCGCCGAGGGTGGATGGCTGGGTTTTGACCGCTTCATGGCGCTGGCCCTGTACACCCCGGGCCTGGGCTATTACGCCAACGATTCCACCAAGTTCGGCGCCATGCCCGAGTCCGGCAGCGACTTCGTCACCGCACCTGAGATGACCCCGCTGTTCGGCCAGGCGCTGGCCGTGCAGGTGGGCGAGGCCCTGGCGCAGACT from Acidovorax sp. A79 includes the following:
- a CDS encoding lysoplasmalogenase family protein, whose protein sequence is MSPSQIIVLATPVFFLLIAIELVVGYRRRRNTYRLADAVSSISLGMLSQTSAVFTRLLRIGIYTALFEHVALWHNDAFWTSLPGWLLALVFYDLCYYWLHRMGHESAVLWAAHAVHHQSQDYNLSTALRQTSSGAALGWIFYVPMALAGVPPLVFAVVALIDLLYQFWVHTEQVGRLGWFDRWFCSPSNHRVHHAVNDAYLDKNYGGILIVWDRLFGTFKDEDDQDRCVYGTRGLLNSWDPLWANAQVYAGLAHDSWHARSWADKLRVWLKPPGWRPADVAERFPKPAFSMAQMQLYHPPMSRAVQWFALVQFALLLTGVAAFLWQADSAPLARNAVWFATLLVAQWALGAVMQGRIGMLMALVLQSGALATATSALGFVQWHWVFKPLTMVIAIVLVAASAYQSSDRGRFGSKTLALLGAALAGSLAGDVFLMFEGFFIPGLVSFLVAHLFYVALFKNGQRWFPHRGALAGTLGVGVAMYAFLWMGGLPAALRGPVAAYVLVIALMAAQAIGRASVLRDGASVLVAVGAVFFMLSDSLLATHRFVQPLPWSQVWVLGTYYAAQACIVAGVLKALLVPALEATAPDNPPVVVASVPVVANATTCGPALRPECTPHPQ
- a CDS encoding DSD1 family PLP-dependent enzyme; this translates as MKPIPDALQATVGLRVDLIDTPSLVIDLDAMDRNIQRMADFARKHQVRWRPHAKLHKSAELALQLQRAGAQGACVQKVAEAEALAAGGVDDITITNQVIAMPKLHRVARLAALLAARGGRLGLAVDHLEGIERLNEAMAQSGSDAGIDVLVEIDVGQGRCGVPPGEAAVPLALAVARSPRLRFAGLQAYHGRAQHLASTVGRREAIAAVVRAAEHTRQLIEAAGVPVPLVTGSGTGTLVHEAASGVFGELQAGSFLFMDADYARNEREPAQPPFEHALFIKTQVVSVRDTHAVCDAGHKSHAIDSGLPTVALLPPDRALRFSNGGDEHGVLHADGPKARLPALGRMLWLIPGHCDPTVNLHDFMTGVRGGLAAGVVERIIRVDARGALT
- a CDS encoding histidine phosphatase family protein; this translates as MHATRIVAIRHGETAWNVDTRIQGHLDIPLNDTGLWQADQVARALAGEPIAAIYTSDLQRAHATAQAVARATGAPLTAEPGLRERSFGHFQGRTFAQIEAELPEDALRWRKRDPHYTPEGGESLVALRERIERTVTALAQQHVGEQVVMVAHGGVLDVLYRLATRQDIQAPRTWQLSNAAINRLLWTPDGLTLVGWADTQHLDNAARDETHS
- a CDS encoding DUF4136 domain-containing protein gives rise to the protein MTRRWISTLFLHAAAAALMGCSSAPRIVEGQVQSFSTLAALPTPATYRIERLPSQQTPSFDPIATLADQALARAGLQRDETAPRLLVQIGAHADAVPRHDPFRPYGPYGPYPWGFGGWYGRGWGMQGAWRFSEPTPLHRRAVSIVLRDAATQAVVYETSAVHEDVWVSDPAVYGVLFDAALNGFPKPPGGVRQVRLPLAPPAP
- the ttcA gene encoding tRNA 2-thiocytidine(32) synthetase TtcA, whose translation is MADVPEAAAPAVPEAGAPARLKIERETHKLEKRLCREVGKAIVDFNMIEEGDKVMVCMSGGKDSYALLDILLKLKARAPIHFDLVAVNLDQKQPGFPEHVLPEYLRSTGVPFHIENEDTYSIVKRLIPEGKTTCSLCSRLRRGILYRVADELGCTKIALGHHRDDILQTLLLNMFFGGKMKSMPPKLVSDDGRHVVIRPLAYVAEKDTARWAAHRDFPIIPCNLCGSQENLQRKQVGEMLREWEKKFPGRVENMFNALQNVVPSHLLDGGLYDFKNAKATGVANEDGDKAFDKEEFSAPSPSLPGVQVVQLS
- a CDS encoding dihydroneopterin aldolase, whose translation is MNNAAGTQILTLTGLRFDANLGILSHEKTTPQPIQVDAELSLGVQPLTPRDDDILHVLDYRKVRQIIIDECRAEHVNLLESLIGKLAHRLMQLPGVLGVRVKIAKLEIFDDCEVAIRVETGQW
- a CDS encoding SDR family oxidoreductase; amino-acid sequence: MSHPAPARTVLVTGAAKRLGRSIALALAAGGWQVAVHYRSSKQDAIDTVAACAQLTSASAHFDADFEDEAAVRDLLPRVVAHFGGVDAVVNSASLFEHDNAATFGFAALEKHLRSNTAAPMLLAQALHQHVADRVAKGEADAQGAVVNLLDQKLWNQNPDFVSYTLSKAALEAAGTMLALALAPRVRVVGVAPGLTITSHMLAQEKFQQLHALSPLGRSSTAEDVAATVKFALENRSITGTTLLVDGGQHLMKFERDFSMM